From a single Lolium rigidum isolate FL_2022 chromosome 7, APGP_CSIRO_Lrig_0.1, whole genome shotgun sequence genomic region:
- the LOC124671619 gene encoding COBRA-like protein 7 — MVSIHNYQLYRHIERPGWRLGWAWSGHEIIWDVRGAETTELGNCSGVHFDPGHPPHCCEKRPVVVDLPPGAPYNIQVANCCRGGVLSSLTQNNSTATAAFQMSVGGFDRDDGNPDGHPVKPANFSLGVPGYTCSNATQVPATRSKVDEQRHVQVMLTWQIICSYSQFRDGPSPSCCVSLSSFYNSTIVGCPQCSCGCPRSPSAPQCFSDDEQSKLQALPDADGNPPAPVIRCTEHMCPIRVHWHVKQNYREYWRVKASITNYDVVSNYSDWNLVVRHPNLANITQLFSFNYQPLIQYDTINDTAMFWGIVNYNEMLLRDGNVQTEMILKKDPSEFTFSGGWAFPRRVYFNGHQCAMPSPDQYPSLPNAASDVRVSAVQRWLITGSCLLLLSMFHVV; from the exons ATGGTGAGCATCCACAATTACCAGCTGTACCGCCATATCGAGCGCCCGGGATGGCGGCTGGGCTGGGCGTGGTCCGGCCACGAGATCATCTGGGACGTCAGGGGCGCCGAGACGACGGAGCTGGGCAACTGCTCCGGCGTCCACTTCGACCCCGGCCACCCTCCGCACTGCTGCGAGAAGCGGCCCGTCGTGGTGGACCTGCCGCCGGGCGCGCCGTACAACATTCAGGTGGCCAACTGCTGCCGAGGCGGCGTGCTGTCGTCCCTCACGCAGAATAACAGCACGGCCACCGCCGCGTTTCAGATGTCCGTCGGCGGTTTCGACCGCGATGATGGGAACCCAGACGGCCACCCCGTGAAGCCGGCCAACTTCAGCCTCGGCGTGCCGGGCTACACCTGCAGCAACGCCACCCAGGTGCCCGCGACGAGGTCCAAGGTCGACGAGCAGCGGCACGTCCAAGTCATGC TGACATGGCAGATCATCTGCTCGTACTCGCAGTTCAGAGACGGGCCGTCGCCGTCCTGCTGCGTCTCCCTCTCATCCTTCTACAACAGCACCATTGTGGGGTGCCCGCAGTGCAGCTGCGGCTGCCCGCGCTCTCCATCGGCGCCGCAATGCTTCAG cgacgacgagcagtcCAAGCTCCAGGCTCTGCCTGACGCGGATGGCAATCCGCCGGCGCCGGTCATCCGGTGCACGGAGCACATGTGCCCGATCCGGGTGCACTGGCACGTGAAGCAGAACTACCGAGAGTACTGGAGGGTGAAGGCGTCGATCACCAACTACGACGTGGTGAGCAACTACAGCGACTGGAACCTTGTGGTGCGGCACCCCAACCTCGCCAACATCACTCAGCTCTTCAGCTTCAACTACCAGCCTCTCATCCAGTACGACACCATCA ATGACACGGCCATGTTCTGGGGGATCGTCAACTACAATGAGATGCTGCTGCGGGACGGGAACGTGCAGACGGAGATGATACTGAAGAAAGACCCGAGCGAGTTCACCTTCTCGGGGGGCTGGGCGTTCCCGCGGAGGGTCTACTTCAACGGACACCAGTGCGCCATGCCCTCGCCTGACCAGTACCCTTCGCTGCCCAACGCTGCCTCTGACGTGCGCGTATCCGCGGTGCAGAGGTGGCTCATCACCGGCTCCTGTCTGCTCTTGCTATCTATGTTCCATGTCGTGTAA